The Zobellia alginiliquefaciens genome contains a region encoding:
- a CDS encoding PorP/SprF family type IX secretion system membrane protein: MMIPNLRITARKLGILVAFLFITAIQDLTAQQDSQYTQYMYNTVSVNPAYAGSRGHLSTALLHRSQWVGLDGAPTTQTFNLHSPIGYRGVGLGLSIVNDKIGPTSETYFDVDFSYTVYTSTEGRLSFGLKGSAHLLDVRFSELNQYTSDSSLQNDIENKFSPNVGAGVYYHNERFYAGLSVPRILQTLHFKDGPEPTTAKEQMNFYLITGYVWDLNDNTKFKPALLTKLVTGAPLQVDVSANFMFSEKFILGAAYRWDAAVSGMVGFNISEKFFIGLAYDREVTELGQAVFNSGSFEAILRYDFISTKSNLKSPRFF, translated from the coding sequence ATGATGATCCCAAATCTCAGAATAACCGCTCGTAAACTAGGTATTTTGGTTGCCTTTCTTTTTATCACGGCAATTCAAGACCTAACGGCACAACAAGACTCACAATACACGCAGTACATGTATAATACGGTGAGTGTTAATCCGGCCTATGCAGGCTCACGAGGTCATTTGAGTACGGCATTGTTACATCGTTCACAATGGGTGGGATTAGATGGTGCGCCTACCACCCAGACTTTCAATTTACATTCACCCATAGGATATAGGGGAGTAGGTTTGGGGTTATCTATCGTAAACGATAAAATTGGACCAACCTCTGAAACTTATTTTGATGTGGATTTTTCATATACGGTCTATACGTCTACGGAAGGTAGACTAAGCTTTGGCTTAAAGGGGAGTGCTCATCTACTTGATGTCCGTTTTTCAGAATTGAACCAATATACTTCAGATTCAAGTCTGCAGAACGATATAGAGAATAAATTTTCACCTAATGTTGGTGCAGGGGTTTATTACCATAATGAACGGTTTTATGCAGGTCTATCCGTGCCACGAATTTTACAGACGCTACATTTTAAGGATGGCCCGGAGCCTACAACGGCAAAAGAACAGATGAACTTTTATTTGATAACGGGCTATGTCTGGGATTTGAACGATAATACAAAATTTAAACCTGCACTGTTGACCAAATTAGTTACGGGAGCACCACTACAGGTTGATGTTTCAGCCAATTTTATGTTCAGTGAGAAATTCATTCTAGGTGCTGCTTATAGATGGGACGCAGCGGTAAGTGGCATGGTAGGTTTTAATATATCTGAAAAATTCTTTATCGGTCTTGCTTACGATCGTGAGGTAACTGAATTGGGTCAAGCGGTATTCAATTCCGGGTCTTTTGAAGCTATTTTACGATATGATTTTATCAGTACAAAAAGCAATTTGAAATCACCTCGTTTCTTTTAG
- a CDS encoding 6-pyruvoyl trahydropterin synthase family protein, with amino-acid sequence MKVKVSRKAHFNAAHRLYRKDWNDEKNTQVFGKCNNPNYHGHNYELIVSVTGEIDPETGFVMDMKVLKDLIAEKVEDELDHKNLNVEVLEFKDINPTAENISLVIWNKLRPHINKNHELEVVLYETPRNFVTYSG; translated from the coding sequence ATGAAAGTAAAGGTTAGTAGAAAGGCACATTTTAATGCAGCACATCGTTTGTATCGAAAAGATTGGAATGATGAGAAAAATACCCAGGTCTTCGGTAAATGCAATAATCCCAACTATCACGGTCATAATTACGAGTTGATTGTGAGTGTAACGGGAGAAATAGATCCAGAAACAGGTTTTGTTATGGATATGAAGGTTTTGAAAGACTTAATAGCTGAAAAGGTAGAAGATGAGCTGGATCATAAAAACTTAAATGTTGAAGTTCTTGAATTTAAAGATATCAACCCAACTGCCGAGAATATATCTCTTGTAATCTGGAATAAATTGAGACCTCATATCAATAAAAATCATGAACTTGAGGTCGTACTATATGAAACCCCCCGAAATTTTGTTACCTATTCCGGTTAA
- the rpiA gene encoding ribose-5-phosphate isomerase RpiA — translation MNVENEKWIAAIASADYVKNGMLVGLGSGSTAAFMIAELGKRVAGGLIMKGVPSSDATARLAKQAGISLLSLDEAGTMDINIDGADEFDPQLQLIKGGGGALLREKILAHNSRFNIIIADSGKEVERLGKFKLPIETIPFATQTIIAELEHLDLQPKLRMKNDEVYKTDENNYILDVDIFQKDDLKELNTLLIQIPGVVETGLFLSSTDLVLVGQGNKVATFKK, via the coding sequence ATGAATGTTGAAAATGAAAAGTGGATTGCAGCAATCGCCTCCGCAGATTATGTAAAGAACGGCATGCTGGTAGGTTTAGGCTCAGGATCTACTGCGGCCTTCATGATTGCCGAACTTGGTAAGAGGGTAGCAGGCGGATTGATTATGAAGGGTGTACCTTCATCAGATGCCACGGCCAGATTGGCAAAACAAGCAGGCATTTCCTTGCTTTCGTTGGATGAGGCGGGAACCATGGATATCAACATTGATGGAGCGGATGAATTCGACCCACAGCTACAGTTAATAAAAGGTGGAGGAGGAGCATTGCTTCGGGAGAAAATATTGGCACATAACTCAAGGTTCAATATAATTATAGCAGACTCGGGTAAGGAAGTAGAACGTTTAGGAAAATTTAAACTTCCCATAGAAACTATTCCCTTTGCAACCCAGACCATTATTGCGGAGTTGGAACATTTGGATTTGCAGCCTAAGTTGCGAATGAAAAACGATGAGGTGTATAAAACGGATGAGAACAATTACATTCTTGACGTTGATATTTTTCAAAAGGATGATTTAAAAGAATTAAATACGCTTCTTATTCAAATTCCTGGAGTCGTCGAAACAGGTCTTTTTCTGTCCTCTACGGATCTGGTTTTGGTAGGGCAGGGAAACAAGGTGGCAACATTTAAGAAGTAG
- a CDS encoding DUF4369 domain-containing protein has product MKNIILLSAISLLLLSCGGDSKNTMTVTGNVKGLKKGTLYLQHVPDSVLTTIDSLQIEGDGNFSFTTELESPEIFYLYLNKKDANDVNDRITFFGEPGTITINTSWNTFDTNAKITGSESQERLEDYRKTMSRFNMKTLEIIQMANDPDNVLDSLQLDSVQRLSDRNIQRGYAFSLNYALNNKNSYIAPYIALNEVPDANVKYLDSIYNVLSPEVSESKYGKQLKSYLERIKK; this is encoded by the coding sequence ATGAAAAACATAATTCTTTTAAGCGCTATTTCTCTTCTGTTGCTTTCTTGTGGAGGTGATAGCAAAAACACTATGACCGTTACCGGAAATGTAAAGGGACTCAAGAAAGGAACACTATACCTTCAACATGTACCGGATTCCGTTTTAACCACTATAGATTCCTTGCAGATAGAAGGTGATGGTAATTTTAGTTTTACTACAGAACTTGAAAGTCCAGAGATCTTTTATCTCTACCTCAACAAAAAAGATGCTAATGATGTGAACGACCGTATCACTTTTTTTGGTGAGCCTGGAACTATTACCATTAACACCTCTTGGAACACATTTGATACCAATGCTAAAATAACCGGTTCTGAAAGTCAGGAAAGACTGGAGGATTACCGAAAAACAATGTCCCGGTTCAATATGAAAACCTTAGAAATTATTCAAATGGCTAATGATCCGGATAATGTATTGGATTCTTTACAACTGGATTCAGTTCAAAGATTAAGTGATCGCAATATCCAAAGAGGCTACGCTTTTTCCCTGAACTACGCATTAAACAACAAGAACTCATATATAGCGCCGTATATAGCGCTTAACGAAGTACCTGATGCGAATGTAAAATATCTGGATTCTATTTATAATGTACTCTCGCCAGAGGTATCCGAATCTAAATACGGCAAACAATTGAAATCGTATTTAGAACGTATTAAAAAGTAA
- a CDS encoding gliding motility-associated C-terminal domain-containing protein, with product MKAKSTYKKLVLSLVFTILGLAISNAQYLLRAPDDTAEETRTNFRWYEAQDTSTILSTESFLEVTDQGIYFATYDGTLCGKNATSYFIVTNCNSPYNEVTLDISDNTDNLSAGASVSWNPPLPGDQSAPMVIATQNVERYIATITKAGNAKSLPSFTVVCIDESAILVDDLVTVDEDDSVVVDIFANDSELPTEGNLTTTDPTNGTVNIDNNGTPNDPTDDIVTYIPNPDYNGQDSFNYSVCNIYGDCSTATVTIEATPILDTIDDSVATTEDTPILLDILGNDNDIPSVGTLTTTNPSNGTITVDNGGTPNDPSDDMVNYTPNENFDGSDSFTYTLCDAVGNCDTATVTILVSDAIDLDTDDDGILDSFEDLNLDADNDPSTHPTDTDNDGVPDYLDIDSDDDGIPDNVEAQTTIDYIPPSGLDQNGNGVDDAYENNGGLGIIPEDTDGDDLPDYVDDDSDNDNVPDRIEAHDYNRDGIPDVTLIGSDKDRDGLDDGYEGEAAIDLDVNDEINDPYNDLPNTDGDGESDYRDTDDDDDGIQSKDEDTNIDGNYANDDIDGNGIPEYLEPNVEEDPIEVFNVVTPNNDGAHDVLTITGLENYPDNSIRIYNRWGVLVYNTQAYNTEGNVFDGTSQGRVTVDADRKLPVGTYFYILDYKDQQGEQKSLSGYIYINR from the coding sequence TTGAAAGCAAAATCTACATATAAAAAACTTGTCCTCAGTTTGGTTTTTACCATTCTGGGGCTTGCCATATCCAACGCTCAGTATTTATTGAGGGCACCGGATGATACCGCTGAGGAGACCAGAACTAATTTCAGGTGGTACGAGGCGCAAGATACAAGTACAATTTTGAGTACGGAATCTTTTTTAGAGGTAACCGATCAGGGAATTTATTTCGCCACTTATGATGGTACCTTATGTGGTAAGAATGCAACGAGTTATTTTATAGTAACCAACTGTAATTCGCCTTATAATGAAGTTACATTGGATATTAGTGACAATACGGATAATCTTTCGGCGGGAGCATCGGTCAGTTGGAACCCTCCTTTGCCAGGAGACCAGAGTGCTCCTATGGTTATCGCCACACAGAACGTAGAGCGCTATATAGCTACTATTACTAAGGCGGGCAATGCAAAAAGTTTACCTAGTTTTACCGTGGTCTGTATTGATGAATCTGCCATTCTGGTTGATGATTTGGTTACCGTTGATGAAGATGATTCTGTCGTAGTGGATATTTTTGCCAATGATAGTGAACTTCCTACCGAAGGAAATCTAACAACTACTGATCCAACCAACGGCACTGTCAACATAGATAATAACGGTACCCCAAATGACCCGACTGATGATATTGTAACTTATATACCTAATCCCGATTATAACGGTCAGGATTCGTTTAATTATTCGGTTTGTAATATATATGGTGATTGTAGTACGGCTACCGTTACTATTGAGGCGACTCCAATTCTAGATACCATTGACGATAGCGTCGCAACAACTGAGGACACTCCTATTCTGTTGGATATTTTGGGTAATGATAATGATATTCCATCAGTAGGAACCTTAACAACGACCAATCCATCCAATGGAACTATTACTGTAGATAATGGAGGAACACCTAACGACCCTTCGGATGACATGGTAAATTACACTCCGAACGAAAATTTTGATGGTAGCGATTCATTCACCTATACACTTTGTGATGCGGTGGGTAATTGTGATACGGCTACGGTAACTATTTTGGTATCCGATGCTATTGATTTGGATACGGATGACGATGGAATCTTAGACAGTTTTGAAGATCTGAATCTAGATGCGGATAATGACCCGTCTACACATCCAACGGATACGGACAATGATGGAGTTCCTGATTATTTGGATATAGATAGTGATGATGATGGAATACCAGATAATGTGGAGGCTCAAACTACTATAGATTATATACCACCGAGCGGATTAGATCAGAATGGAAACGGAGTGGATGATGCCTATGAAAATAATGGTGGATTAGGAATTATTCCAGAGGATACAGACGGAGATGATTTACCGGATTATGTTGATGATGATAGTGATAATGACAACGTACCCGATCGCATAGAAGCGCATGATTACAACCGAGACGGTATTCCTGATGTTACTTTAATCGGTTCTGATAAAGACCGAGATGGTCTTGATGATGGCTATGAAGGGGAAGCTGCTATTGATCTTGATGTCAATGATGAAATTAATGATCCGTATAATGATTTACCAAATACCGATGGTGATGGAGAATCTGATTACAGAGATACGGATGATGATGATGATGGTATTCAAAGTAAGGATGAAGACACCAATATTGACGGTAATTATGCCAATGACGATATAGATGGAAATGGTATACCCGAATATCTAGAGCCTAATGTAGAGGAAGACCCTATTGAAGTTTTCAATGTGGTAACACCTAATAATGATGGAGCCCATGATGTTCTTACAATTACAGGTTTGGAAAACTATCCGGATAACTCAATTAGAATCTATAACAGATGGGGGGTTCTGGTTTACAATACGCAAGCCTACAATACGGAAGGAAATGTATTTGATGGAACCTCTCAAGGTAGGGTAACTGTTGATGCGGATAGAAAGCTTCCTGTGGGTACGTACTTCTATATTTTAGATTACAAAGACCAACAGGGTGAACAGAAATCCCTTTCAGGATATATTTATATTAACAGATAG
- a CDS encoding DUF819 domain-containing protein: MTESLLPAPLITDDTVVFGLLALCLGFIFYGSSKKTGFWSKFYGIVPGVLMCYLLPGILASTGIVAEKWETVNEAGEVITHTSSLYYVASRYLLPAALVLMTLSIDLKAIMNLGSKALIMFLTGSAGIIIGGPIAILIVSIFSPDTVGGNDFDAIWRGLATIAGSWIGGGANQAAMYEIFQYTPEKYGAMVLVDIVVANIWMAIILLGVGRTKQIDKWLKADTSAIETLKVKVTAFAEKITRVPTLKDYMMMLCFAFTATGIAHFFGNHMSTVLTNSFESVSDQKSFLSFLGSSFFWMVVIATAAGIALSFTKAKNYEGAGASKIGGMFIYLLVATIGMKMDLGKVLENPGLIAIGFIWISIHAGLLILVAKLIKAPFFFLAVGSQANVGGAASAPVVAAEFHPSLTSVGVLLAVFGYVVGTGGALLCAYLMEVASAL, encoded by the coding sequence ATGACCGAATCATTGTTACCCGCTCCGCTAATAACCGATGACACCGTTGTTTTTGGGTTATTAGCGCTCTGCCTTGGCTTTATTTTTTATGGCTCATCCAAAAAAACAGGGTTTTGGAGTAAATTCTACGGTATAGTTCCGGGAGTACTTATGTGTTATCTTTTACCCGGCATATTGGCCTCTACAGGCATCGTAGCCGAAAAATGGGAAACCGTAAACGAGGCGGGCGAAGTCATTACGCATACCTCCAGTCTATATTATGTAGCTAGCAGATATTTACTCCCCGCAGCTCTAGTTCTTATGACGTTGAGCATTGATTTAAAAGCTATAATGAACTTGGGTTCAAAAGCGCTTATTATGTTCTTAACGGGTAGCGCAGGCATCATTATTGGCGGTCCTATTGCTATTTTAATCGTTTCTATATTTTCTCCCGATACGGTGGGCGGCAATGATTTTGATGCTATTTGGAGAGGGCTTGCCACCATTGCCGGTAGTTGGATCGGTGGCGGTGCAAACCAAGCTGCCATGTACGAGATTTTCCAATATACGCCTGAAAAATATGGCGCTATGGTCTTGGTAGACATTGTGGTCGCCAATATTTGGATGGCAATTATTCTTCTTGGCGTGGGACGTACCAAACAAATAGATAAATGGTTAAAAGCTGATACCTCGGCTATTGAAACCCTAAAAGTAAAGGTGACCGCTTTTGCCGAAAAAATAACCCGTGTCCCCACTTTAAAAGATTATATGATGATGCTCTGCTTTGCTTTTACAGCCACAGGTATTGCGCATTTCTTCGGTAATCATATGAGTACCGTACTGACCAATTCATTTGAAAGTGTAAGCGATCAGAAAAGCTTTTTGTCTTTCTTAGGCTCTAGTTTCTTTTGGATGGTGGTGATTGCCACAGCTGCCGGTATAGCCTTATCCTTTACCAAAGCAAAAAATTATGAAGGTGCCGGAGCCAGTAAAATTGGTGGTATGTTCATTTACCTTTTGGTTGCGACCATAGGTATGAAAATGGATCTCGGAAAAGTTTTGGAAAATCCCGGTTTGATTGCTATTGGCTTTATATGGATTTCGATTCATGCGGGGTTACTGATTCTCGTGGCCAAACTCATTAAAGCTCCCTTTTTCTTCTTAGCTGTAGGTAGTCAAGCGAATGTAGGTGGGGCTGCTTCTGCTCCAGTTGTTGCTGCTGAGTTTCACCCATCATTGACTTCTGTAGGCGTGCTTTTGGCTGTTTTTGGCTATGTAGTAGGTACTGGTGGAGCGTTGTTGTGTGCGTATTTAATGGAAGTGGCTTCGGCTTTGTGA
- a CDS encoding type I phosphomannose isomerase catalytic subunit, giving the protein MHPLKFNPILKERLWGGTKLKDVLGKPIENDITGESWELSTVPGDISVVANGELAGTSLQDLIEKDPENVLGKSVYERFGTDFPILIKFIDAKQDLSIQLHPNDELAKKRHNSFGKTEMWYVMDADNDASLIVGFNKDVSKEEYAKSIKDDTLLDLLNYEKVKEGDTFFINTGKIHAIGAGVLLAEIQQTSDVTYRVFDFNRKDKNGNLRELHTEQALDAIDYTKKDDFKVKYNNDKNKVNDMVDCPYFKTDFLDLDSELTQDVTERDSFTIFMCVGGSATIANESGSVQIQKGETTLLPAQTNSIKITTTGAKLLEVTI; this is encoded by the coding sequence ATGCACCCCTTAAAATTCAACCCTATTTTAAAAGAGCGCCTTTGGGGCGGAACTAAACTCAAAGATGTTTTGGGTAAACCAATTGAAAATGATATTACAGGAGAAAGTTGGGAGCTTTCTACGGTTCCAGGAGATATTTCTGTAGTTGCCAATGGAGAACTAGCAGGAACTTCTCTACAAGACCTAATAGAAAAAGACCCGGAAAATGTATTGGGGAAAAGTGTTTACGAACGTTTTGGAACGGATTTTCCAATCCTAATTAAGTTTATTGACGCCAAGCAAGACCTTTCCATTCAGTTGCATCCTAATGATGAACTGGCCAAAAAACGCCATAATTCTTTTGGAAAAACAGAAATGTGGTATGTTATGGATGCAGATAATGATGCTAGCCTAATAGTGGGTTTCAACAAAGATGTTAGTAAAGAGGAATATGCCAAAAGTATTAAAGACGATACGCTTCTAGACCTTTTAAACTACGAGAAAGTGAAAGAAGGGGATACCTTTTTTATTAATACCGGGAAAATTCATGCTATTGGTGCGGGTGTTCTTTTAGCGGAAATTCAGCAAACATCAGATGTTACGTATCGTGTCTTTGATTTCAACAGAAAGGATAAAAACGGAAACCTTAGAGAGTTGCATACAGAACAGGCTTTAGATGCAATTGACTATACCAAGAAAGATGATTTTAAGGTAAAGTATAACAATGATAAGAACAAGGTGAACGATATGGTAGATTGCCCATATTTTAAAACCGATTTTTTAGACTTGGACTCGGAGTTAACCCAAGATGTTACGGAGCGTGATTCGTTCACCATTTTTATGTGCGTGGGTGGTTCGGCAACCATTGCAAATGAAAGTGGTTCGGTACAAATTCAAAAAGGGGAAACTACACTCTTGCCCGCTCAAACCAACTCTATAAAAATAACAACAACGGGAGCAAAACTTTTAGAGGTGACTATTTAA
- a CDS encoding aldo/keto reductase, giving the protein MTEKKSKTEIGLGMAALGRPEYINIDSSGRDKSEVAFRTNAFKVLDDAYEKGVRYFDTAPSYGKGEAFLKDWNDSRNYTDVVLGTKWGYTYVADWQLGYEGAHEVKEHSLAKLTEQWEVSQYLLPALEYYQVHSATFESGVLQNKPVLEKLLEIKRTTGLKIGISTSGSNQNEVIENALQIRINGEVVFDSFQVTFNMLEQATLSVLQDVKAQGKKLIIKEAMANGRVFENEKYPHYQSLYAKLQSLAERYEVGVDAIALRYVMDALQPDFVLSGAADIKQLEQNLKANYFTLSEDELAQLSKEKVDSRKYWEERSKLSWD; this is encoded by the coding sequence ATGACAGAGAAGAAATCCAAAACCGAAATAGGTTTGGGCATGGCCGCTTTAGGCCGCCCCGAGTACATAAATATAGATAGTTCTGGGAGGGATAAATCGGAAGTTGCCTTTCGTACAAATGCTTTCAAAGTGCTAGATGACGCATACGAAAAAGGAGTACGTTATTTTGATACAGCACCCTCTTATGGGAAAGGAGAAGCCTTTTTAAAAGACTGGAACGATAGCCGTAATTATACGGATGTAGTTCTGGGTACAAAGTGGGGGTATACCTATGTAGCCGACTGGCAATTGGGATACGAAGGCGCTCACGAAGTAAAGGAACACTCACTAGCGAAGCTTACGGAACAGTGGGAGGTGTCACAATACTTGCTTCCTGCTTTAGAATATTATCAGGTTCATTCCGCAACTTTTGAGAGTGGCGTGCTTCAAAACAAACCCGTTTTAGAAAAGTTGTTGGAAATAAAAAGAACGACCGGACTCAAAATTGGTATTTCTACAAGTGGATCCAACCAAAATGAGGTCATAGAAAATGCTTTGCAAATCCGGATAAATGGCGAGGTGGTTTTTGATAGTTTTCAGGTTACCTTCAATATGCTTGAACAAGCTACACTATCCGTTTTACAAGATGTAAAAGCTCAAGGTAAAAAACTGATTATAAAGGAAGCCATGGCCAACGGTCGGGTTTTTGAAAATGAAAAATATCCTCATTATCAATCTTTGTATGCCAAACTGCAGTCGTTAGCAGAAAGATATGAAGTAGGTGTAGATGCCATAGCTTTACGGTATGTTATGGATGCTTTACAACCCGATTTTGTGCTCAGTGGCGCAGCTGATATAAAACAATTGGAGCAAAATTTAAAAGCGAATTACTTTACTTTAAGCGAAGATGAATTGGCTCAACTTTCGAAAGAAAAAGTGGATTCTAGAAAGTATTGGGAAGAGCGAAGTAAGTTGAGTTGGGATTGA
- a CDS encoding protein adenylyltransferase SelO — MKFNIQETFNKELPADPILENSRRQVVKACFSYAAPKQTANPSMVHVSPEMAKELGLSEEDVQSEEFLKIFTGNKVLEGTTPYAMCYGGHQFGNWAGQLGDGRAINLTEIEHNGKHWALQLKGAGETPYSRTADGLAVLRSSIREYLCSEAMFHLGVPTTRALSLALSGDQVLRDVLYNGNAAYEKGAIVCRVAPSFLRFGNYQIFAAREDIKTMRTLVDYTIKHFFPELGEPSKETYVQFFQAVADATLEMLVHWQRVGFVHGVMNTDNLSILGLTIDYGPYGWLEGYDHGWTPNTTDRQHSRYRYGNQPNIGLWNLFQLANAIYPLVEEAEPLENVLEGFKTKFEEKYREMMKSKIGLFSEDVNDQKLLDDLEENLQLTETDMTLFFRNLADFKKEVENADSYVKVVEDAFYIPEEVKGEVLDKWLIWFDTYQARLSKESLTDAERKEKMNAVNPKYVLRNYMAQLAIDAADEGDYTLIDELFNLLKKPYDEQPQHQKWFAKRPDWARNKVGCSMLSCSS, encoded by the coding sequence ATGAAATTCAATATACAAGAGACTTTTAATAAAGAATTACCAGCGGACCCAATTTTGGAGAATAGTAGGAGACAGGTAGTAAAAGCTTGTTTTTCCTATGCCGCACCAAAGCAGACCGCCAACCCAAGTATGGTTCATGTATCTCCGGAAATGGCAAAAGAATTAGGCCTTTCCGAAGAGGACGTTCAGAGCGAGGAATTTCTAAAAATCTTTACTGGTAATAAAGTTTTAGAAGGAACCACTCCTTATGCCATGTGTTATGGTGGACACCAATTTGGCAATTGGGCGGGGCAATTAGGAGATGGTAGGGCTATTAATCTTACCGAAATAGAACACAATGGTAAACATTGGGCTTTGCAGTTAAAAGGAGCCGGAGAAACACCGTACTCTAGAACAGCGGACGGACTCGCGGTTTTACGTTCATCCATTCGGGAATATTTATGTAGCGAGGCTATGTTTCATTTGGGTGTGCCAACAACACGAGCCCTTTCATTGGCATTGTCCGGAGATCAAGTGCTTCGCGATGTGCTGTATAATGGTAATGCTGCGTATGAAAAAGGCGCCATTGTTTGTCGCGTTGCGCCCTCTTTTCTCCGTTTTGGGAATTATCAAATTTTTGCTGCTCGGGAAGACATTAAAACTATGCGAACGCTGGTAGATTATACGATCAAACATTTTTTTCCGGAGCTGGGCGAACCATCTAAAGAAACGTATGTTCAGTTTTTTCAGGCAGTGGCAGATGCTACTTTAGAAATGTTGGTGCATTGGCAGCGCGTAGGTTTTGTACACGGTGTGATGAACACGGACAACCTTTCTATTCTTGGCCTAACAATAGATTATGGCCCTTACGGCTGGTTGGAAGGCTATGACCATGGATGGACACCAAATACAACTGACCGTCAGCATAGTAGGTACCGATACGGAAATCAACCAAACATCGGTTTATGGAACTTATTTCAACTTGCCAATGCTATATATCCATTGGTTGAGGAAGCGGAACCATTAGAAAATGTTCTGGAAGGTTTTAAAACGAAGTTTGAGGAGAAGTACCGGGAGATGATGAAGTCTAAAATCGGACTGTTTTCTGAGGATGTAAATGACCAAAAGTTGTTAGATGATTTAGAAGAAAATTTACAACTGACAGAAACCGATATGACCCTATTCTTTAGAAATCTAGCCGATTTTAAAAAAGAAGTTGAGAATGCGGACTCTTATGTAAAAGTGGTTGAAGATGCGTTCTATATTCCTGAAGAGGTTAAAGGTGAAGTATTGGATAAATGGTTGATTTGGTTTGATACCTATCAAGCTCGTTTGAGTAAAGAAAGTCTTACTGATGCTGAACGAAAGGAAAAAATGAATGCCGTAAACCCAAAATACGTATTGCGTAACTATATGGCGCAATTGGCGATTGATGCTGCAGATGAAGGGGATTATACTCTAATTGATGAATTATTCAATCTTTTGAAAAAGCCCTATGACGAACAACCCCAACATCAGAAGTGGTTTGCCAAACGTCCCGATTGGGCTCGTAACAAAGTAGGTTGTTCTATGTTGTCCTGCAGTTCATAA
- the idi gene encoding isopentenyl-diphosphate Delta-isomerase produces the protein MKEEEVILVDKENNPLGTMPKMEAHEKAELHRAFSVFVMNDKGETMLQQRAAHKYHSPQLWTNTCCSHQRMGESNIEAGKRRLQEEMGFVTELQELFSFIYKAPFDNGLTEHEFDHVMMGNYNAEPNINPDEVADWKWMKPEDVKKDIAENPDAYTAWFKIIFEKFYGYIGQNNTEDESKG, from the coding sequence TTGAAAGAGGAAGAAGTAATTTTAGTTGATAAAGAGAATAACCCATTAGGTACCATGCCTAAAATGGAAGCCCATGAAAAAGCTGAACTCCATAGGGCTTTTTCAGTTTTTGTAATGAACGATAAAGGGGAAACCATGTTGCAACAGCGTGCGGCCCATAAATACCATTCACCCCAACTTTGGACGAATACATGTTGTAGTCACCAACGCATGGGTGAGAGTAATATAGAAGCCGGAAAAAGAAGGTTGCAAGAAGAAATGGGCTTTGTAACTGAACTTCAAGAATTATTTTCATTTATTTATAAGGCTCCTTTTGATAACGGACTTACCGAACATGAGTTTGATCATGTTATGATGGGAAACTATAATGCCGAACCGAATATTAACCCAGATGAGGTTGCCGATTGGAAATGGATGAAACCCGAAGACGTTAAAAAGGATATCGCGGAAAATCCAGATGCGTATACGGCATGGTTCAAGATTATCTTTGAAAAGTTCTATGGGTACATCGGTCAAAATAACACGGAAGATGAAAGTAAAGGTTAG